The proteins below are encoded in one region of Manis javanica isolate MJ-LG chromosome 8, MJ_LKY, whole genome shotgun sequence:
- the ISLR gene encoding immunoglobulin superfamily containing leucine-rich repeat protein isoform X1 codes for MTLGGRMQELHLLCWVVLLGLGQACPEPCDCGEKYGFQIADCAYRDLEAVPSGFPANVTTLSLSANQLPSLPEGAFREVPLLQSLWLAHNEIRTVAAGALAPLGNLKSLDLSHNLISDFAWSDLHNLSALQLLKMDSNELTFIPRDAFRSLRALRSLQLNHNRLHTLAEGTFTPLTALSHLQINDNPFDCTCGIMWFKTWALTMAVSIPEQDNITCSSPQVLKGTPLNRLLPLPCSTPSVRLTYQPSQDGAELRPGFVLVLHCDVDGQPAPQLHWHIQTPGSTVEIASPNVGADGRALPGALAASSRPRFQAFANGSLLIPEFGKLEEGTYSCLATNELGSAESSVNVALATPGEGGEDALGHRFRGKGTEGKGCYTVDNEVQPSGPEDNVVIIYLSRTGGSEAAAAKGVPGQQPAGLLLLGQPFLLLLLASF; via the exons atgaccttgg GAGGTAGGATGCAGGAGCTGCATCTGCTGTGCTGGGTGGTCCTCCTGGGCCTGGGACAGGCCTGTCCTGAGCCCTGTGACTGTGGGGAGAAGTACGGCTTCCAGATCGCTGACTGTGCCTACCGTGACCTGGAGGCTGTGCCGTCCGGCTTCCCAGCCAACGTGACCACGTTGAGCCTATCAGCCAACCAGCTGCCCAGCCTGCCAGAGGGTGCCTTCAGGGAGGTGCCCCTACTGCAGTCGTTGTGGCTGGCTCACAACGAGATCCGCACGGTGGCTGCCGGTGCCCTGGCCCCTCTGGGCAATCTCAAGAGCCTGGACCTCAGTCACAACCTCATCTCTGACTTTGCCTGGAGCGACCTGCACAACCTCAGTGCCCTCCAGTTGCTCAAGATGGATAGCAACGAGCTGACCTTCATCCCCCGAGATGCGTTCCGCAGCCTCCGTGCCCTGCGCTCGCTGCAGCTCAACCACAACCGCCTGCACACACTGGCCGAGGGCACCTTCACTCCACTCACTGCGCTGTCCCACCTGCAAATCAATGACAACCCCTTCGACTGTACCTGTGGCATCATGTGGTTCAAGACGTGGGCCCTGACCATGGCCGTGTCCATCCCGGAGCAGGACAACATCACCTGCAGTTCACCCCAGGTGCTCAAGGGCACACCACTGAACCGCCTCCTGCCACTGCCCTGCTCGACACCCTCAGTGCGGCTCACCTACCAGCCCAGCCAGGATGGCGCTGAGCTGCGGCCTGGCTTCGTGCTGGTGCTCCACTGTGATGTGGATGGGCAGCCAGCCCCCCAGCTTCACTGGCACATCCAGACGCCCGGCAGCACTGTGGAGATTGCCAGCCCCAATGTGGGTGCTGATGGGCGTGCCCTGCCTGGTGCCCTGGCAGCCAGCAGCCGGCCACGCTTCCAGGCCTTTGCCAATGGCAGCCTGCTCATCCCCGAATTTGGCAAGCTGGAGGAGGGCACCTACAGCTGCCTGGCCACAAATGAGCTAGGCAGTGCAGAGAGCTCAGTGAACGTGGCGCTGGCCACTCCAGGCGAGGGTGGTGAGGATGCGCTGGGGCACAGGTTCCGTGGCAAAGGGACCGAAGGTAAGGGCTGCTATACAGTTGACAATGAGGTCCAGCCATCAGGTCCTGAGGACAACGTTGTCATCATCTACCTCAGCCGCACTGGGGGCTCTGAGGCCGCAGCAGCCAAAGGGGTCCCGGGGCAGCAGCCTGCAGGCCTTCTCCTGCTGGGccagcccttcctcctcctcctcctcgcctCCTTCTAG
- the ISLR gene encoding immunoglobulin superfamily containing leucine-rich repeat protein isoform X2, with the protein MQELHLLCWVVLLGLGQACPEPCDCGEKYGFQIADCAYRDLEAVPSGFPANVTTLSLSANQLPSLPEGAFREVPLLQSLWLAHNEIRTVAAGALAPLGNLKSLDLSHNLISDFAWSDLHNLSALQLLKMDSNELTFIPRDAFRSLRALRSLQLNHNRLHTLAEGTFTPLTALSHLQINDNPFDCTCGIMWFKTWALTMAVSIPEQDNITCSSPQVLKGTPLNRLLPLPCSTPSVRLTYQPSQDGAELRPGFVLVLHCDVDGQPAPQLHWHIQTPGSTVEIASPNVGADGRALPGALAASSRPRFQAFANGSLLIPEFGKLEEGTYSCLATNELGSAESSVNVALATPGEGGEDALGHRFRGKGTEGKGCYTVDNEVQPSGPEDNVVIIYLSRTGGSEAAAAKGVPGQQPAGLLLLGQPFLLLLLASF; encoded by the coding sequence ATGCAGGAGCTGCATCTGCTGTGCTGGGTGGTCCTCCTGGGCCTGGGACAGGCCTGTCCTGAGCCCTGTGACTGTGGGGAGAAGTACGGCTTCCAGATCGCTGACTGTGCCTACCGTGACCTGGAGGCTGTGCCGTCCGGCTTCCCAGCCAACGTGACCACGTTGAGCCTATCAGCCAACCAGCTGCCCAGCCTGCCAGAGGGTGCCTTCAGGGAGGTGCCCCTACTGCAGTCGTTGTGGCTGGCTCACAACGAGATCCGCACGGTGGCTGCCGGTGCCCTGGCCCCTCTGGGCAATCTCAAGAGCCTGGACCTCAGTCACAACCTCATCTCTGACTTTGCCTGGAGCGACCTGCACAACCTCAGTGCCCTCCAGTTGCTCAAGATGGATAGCAACGAGCTGACCTTCATCCCCCGAGATGCGTTCCGCAGCCTCCGTGCCCTGCGCTCGCTGCAGCTCAACCACAACCGCCTGCACACACTGGCCGAGGGCACCTTCACTCCACTCACTGCGCTGTCCCACCTGCAAATCAATGACAACCCCTTCGACTGTACCTGTGGCATCATGTGGTTCAAGACGTGGGCCCTGACCATGGCCGTGTCCATCCCGGAGCAGGACAACATCACCTGCAGTTCACCCCAGGTGCTCAAGGGCACACCACTGAACCGCCTCCTGCCACTGCCCTGCTCGACACCCTCAGTGCGGCTCACCTACCAGCCCAGCCAGGATGGCGCTGAGCTGCGGCCTGGCTTCGTGCTGGTGCTCCACTGTGATGTGGATGGGCAGCCAGCCCCCCAGCTTCACTGGCACATCCAGACGCCCGGCAGCACTGTGGAGATTGCCAGCCCCAATGTGGGTGCTGATGGGCGTGCCCTGCCTGGTGCCCTGGCAGCCAGCAGCCGGCCACGCTTCCAGGCCTTTGCCAATGGCAGCCTGCTCATCCCCGAATTTGGCAAGCTGGAGGAGGGCACCTACAGCTGCCTGGCCACAAATGAGCTAGGCAGTGCAGAGAGCTCAGTGAACGTGGCGCTGGCCACTCCAGGCGAGGGTGGTGAGGATGCGCTGGGGCACAGGTTCCGTGGCAAAGGGACCGAAGGTAAGGGCTGCTATACAGTTGACAATGAGGTCCAGCCATCAGGTCCTGAGGACAACGTTGTCATCATCTACCTCAGCCGCACTGGGGGCTCTGAGGCCGCAGCAGCCAAAGGGGTCCCGGGGCAGCAGCCTGCAGGCCTTCTCCTGCTGGGccagcccttcctcctcctcctcctcgcctCCTTCTAG
- the STRA6 gene encoding receptor for retinol uptake STRA6 isoform X1, producing the protein MSSQAAGNHTSSGATDDDSYGSWYIDEPQGSQELQPEGVEPSCHPSVPPGLLHTCLAVLSILVLLLLALLVRRRQLWPHCGRGRPGLPSPVEFSAADRPWTVPAAVFTVLFSSLCLLLSAGDPLPFLTLASPSSHDGETETPRGPWKMLALLYYPALYYPVAACATVRHGAAHLLGSALSWAHFGVQVWQRAECPQAPKIYKYYSLLASLPLLLGLGFLSLWYPVQLVRSFSHRTRAGSESQVAKPEGQEGSSDEMQLRKCRRESGTDLRKNFPASSVLRRLICICGGEKGSFWGPGPQPHKGLQGSYSEEYLRTLLCRKKLESSSHTSKHGFLFRAWICFRHSIYTPQPGFRLPLKLVLSTTLTGAAVYQVALLLLVAVVPTIQKVRAGITTDVSYMLAGFGVVLSEDRQEVVELVKRHLWALEVCYISALVLSCSLTFLVLIRSLVTHRANLRALHQGAALSPGALPRSPHLSRQAVFCWMSFSAYQAALTCLGLLVQQIIFFLGTVALAFLVFMPLLHGSNLLLLRSLESSWPFWLTLASAVILQNLAAHWVFLENRHGRPELTNRRTLYAATFLLFPINVLVGSVVATWRMLLSALYNAVHLGQMDLSLLPPRAATLDPGYRTYCNFLKTEVSQSHPVMTAFCALLLRTQRPCSPTAPRGGLGLREEEEGIQLLQTRDSSAKGAGLRARQGRARWGLAYTLLQNPALQAFRKTALSAARANGAQA; encoded by the exons ATGTCCTCCCAGGCAGCAGGGAACCACACCTCCTCTGGGGCCACAGACGACGACTCCTACGGCAGCTGGTACATCGATGAGCCCCAGGGCAGCCAGGAGCTCCAGCCGGAGGG AGTAGAGCCCTCCTGCCACCCCAGTGTGCCGCCCGGCCTCCTCCACACCTGCCTGGCTGTGCTGTCG ATCCTTGTTCTCCTGCTCCTGGCCCTGCTAGTGCGGCGCCGCCAGCTCTGGCCCCACTGCGGGCGCGGCAGGCCTGGACTGCCCAG CCCGGTGGAGTTCTCAGCTGCGGACAGACCGTGGACGGTGCCCGCCGCTGTCTTCACAGTCCTCTTCAGCTCCCTGTGTTTGCTGCTCTCTGCCGGGGACCCTCTGCCCTTCCTGACTCTGGCCTCACCATCCAGCCACG atggggaaactgagactccaagag GGCCCTGGAAGATGCTGGCCCTGCTCTATTACCCTGCCCTCTACTACCCGGTGGCTGCCTGTGCCACAGTCAGGCATGGAGCCGCACACCTGCTTGGCAGTGCACTGTCCTGGGCTCACTTTGGGGTCCAGGTCTGGCAGAGGGCAGAGTGTCCCCAGGCGCCCAAG aTCTACAAGTACTACTCCCTGttggcctccctgcctctccttctGGGTCTTGGATTCCTGAGCCTTTGGTACCCGGTACAGCTGGTGAGAAGCTTCAGCCATAGGACAAGAGCAGGCTCTGAG TCTCAGGTAGCAAAGCCAGAGGGCCAGGAGGGAAGCAGTGATGAGATGCAACTGAGGAAATGCAGGAGAGAGTCGGGAACAGACCTTAGGAAGAACTTCCCAGCATCAAGTGTTCTTAGGAGACTGATTTGTATCTGTGGAGGAGAAAAGGGCAGCTTTTGGGGGCCTGGACCTCAGCCCCACAAG GGGCTGCAGGGCAGCTACTCTGAGGAATATCTGAGGACCCTCCTTTGCCGGAAGAAGCTGGAAAGCAG CTCCCACACCTCCAAGCACGGCTTCCTATTCCGGGCCTGGATctgcttcagacactccatctaCACTCCACAGCCAG GATTCCGACTCCCTCTGAAGCTGGTGCTCTCAACCACTCTGACAGGGGCTGCCGTCTACCAG GTGGCCCTGCTGCTGCTGGTGGCTGTGGTGCCCACCATCCAGAAGGTGAGGGCAGGAATCACCACGGACGTCTCCTACATGCTGGCCGGCTTTGGGGTCGTCCTCTCGGAGGACAGGCAGGAAGTGGTGGAGCTGGTGAAGCGCCACCTGTGGGCTCTGGAAG TTTGTTACATCTCGGCCTTGGTCCTGTCTTGCTCACTCACCTTCCTTGTGCTGATCCGCTCGCTGGTGACACACAG GGCCAACCTTCGAGCTCTGCACCAAGGGGCCGCGCTGAGCCCGGGTGCCCTGCCCCGGAGCCCCCACCTCTCCCGCCAGGCCGTGTTCTGCTGGATGAGCTTCAGCGCCTACCAGGCCGCTCTCACCTGCCTTG GGCTCCTGGTGCAGCAGATCATCTTCTTCCTGGGGACCGTGGCCCTTGCGTTCCTGGTGTTCATGCCCCTGCTCCATGGCAGCAATCTCCTGCTCCTCCGATCCCTGGAGTCCTCTTG GCCCTTTTGGCTGACCTTGGCCTCTGCTGTGATCCTACAGAACTTAGCAGCCCACTGGGTGTTCCTGGAGAATCGTCATGGACGACCAGAGTTGACCAACCG GCGAACCCTCTACGCAGCcacctttcttctcttccccatcAATGTTCTGGTGGGCAGTGTAGTGGCCACCTGGCGAATGCTCCTCTCTGCCCTCTACAACGCTGTCCATCTTGGCCAGATGGACCTCAGCCTGCTGCCACCCAGGGCCGCAACTCTGGACCCTG GCTACCGCACATACTGCAACTTCTTGAAGACTGAGGTCAGCCAGTCGCATCCAGTCATGACAGCCTTCTGCGCTCTGCTCCTGCGCACACAGAGGCCTTGCTCTCCCACAGCCCCACGGGGCGGCCTCGGACTCCGGGAGGAAGAAGAAG ggaTTCAGTTGCTGCAAACCAGGGACAGTTCGGCCAAGGGAGCAGGGCTCCGGGCTCGCCAAGGCAGGGCCCGCTGGGGTCTGGCCTACACACTCCTGCAAAACCCAGCCCTGCAGGCCTTCCGGAAGACAGCCCTGTCAGCTGCGCGGGCCAATGGTGCCCAGGCCTGA
- the STRA6 gene encoding receptor for retinol uptake STRA6 isoform X2: MLEHCGAPGCRSLGRTWRPRLFPSCGGRSEEKGWKMSSQAAGNHTSSGATDDDSYGSWYIDEPQGSQELQPEGVEPSCHPSVPPGLLHTCLAVLSILVLLLLALLVRRRQLWPHCGRGRPGLPSPVEFSAADRPWTVPAAVFTVLFSSLCLLLSAGDPLPFLTLASPSSHDGETETPRGPWKMLALLYYPALYYPVAACATVRHGAAHLLGSALSWAHFGVQVWQRAECPQAPKIYKYYSLLASLPLLLGLGFLSLWYPVQLVRSFSHRTRAGSEGLQGSYSEEYLRTLLCRKKLESSSHTSKHGFLFRAWICFRHSIYTPQPGFRLPLKLVLSTTLTGAAVYQVALLLLVAVVPTIQKVRAGITTDVSYMLAGFGVVLSEDRQEVVELVKRHLWALEVCYISALVLSCSLTFLVLIRSLVTHRANLRALHQGAALSPGALPRSPHLSRQAVFCWMSFSAYQAALTCLGLLVQQIIFFLGTVALAFLVFMPLLHGSNLLLLRSLESSWPFWLTLASAVILQNLAAHWVFLENRHGRPELTNRRTLYAATFLLFPINVLVGSVVATWRMLLSALYNAVHLGQMDLSLLPPRAATLDPGYRTYCNFLKTEVSQSHPVMTAFCALLLRTQRPCSPTAPRGGLGLREEEEGIQLLQTRDSSAKGAGLRARQGRARWGLAYTLLQNPALQAFRKTALSAARANGAQA, from the exons ATGCTGGAGCACTGTGGGGCACCAGGGTGCCGGAGCCTGGGGAGGACCTGGAGGCCG CGGCTGTTTCCCTCTTGTGGGGGGAGGTCAGAGGAAAAGGGCTGGAAAATGTCCTCCCAGGCAGCAGGGAACCACACCTCCTCTGGGGCCACAGACGACGACTCCTACGGCAGCTGGTACATCGATGAGCCCCAGGGCAGCCAGGAGCTCCAGCCGGAGGG AGTAGAGCCCTCCTGCCACCCCAGTGTGCCGCCCGGCCTCCTCCACACCTGCCTGGCTGTGCTGTCG ATCCTTGTTCTCCTGCTCCTGGCCCTGCTAGTGCGGCGCCGCCAGCTCTGGCCCCACTGCGGGCGCGGCAGGCCTGGACTGCCCAG CCCGGTGGAGTTCTCAGCTGCGGACAGACCGTGGACGGTGCCCGCCGCTGTCTTCACAGTCCTCTTCAGCTCCCTGTGTTTGCTGCTCTCTGCCGGGGACCCTCTGCCCTTCCTGACTCTGGCCTCACCATCCAGCCACG atggggaaactgagactccaagag GGCCCTGGAAGATGCTGGCCCTGCTCTATTACCCTGCCCTCTACTACCCGGTGGCTGCCTGTGCCACAGTCAGGCATGGAGCCGCACACCTGCTTGGCAGTGCACTGTCCTGGGCTCACTTTGGGGTCCAGGTCTGGCAGAGGGCAGAGTGTCCCCAGGCGCCCAAG aTCTACAAGTACTACTCCCTGttggcctccctgcctctccttctGGGTCTTGGATTCCTGAGCCTTTGGTACCCGGTACAGCTGGTGAGAAGCTTCAGCCATAGGACAAGAGCAGGCTCTGAG GGGCTGCAGGGCAGCTACTCTGAGGAATATCTGAGGACCCTCCTTTGCCGGAAGAAGCTGGAAAGCAG CTCCCACACCTCCAAGCACGGCTTCCTATTCCGGGCCTGGATctgcttcagacactccatctaCACTCCACAGCCAG GATTCCGACTCCCTCTGAAGCTGGTGCTCTCAACCACTCTGACAGGGGCTGCCGTCTACCAG GTGGCCCTGCTGCTGCTGGTGGCTGTGGTGCCCACCATCCAGAAGGTGAGGGCAGGAATCACCACGGACGTCTCCTACATGCTGGCCGGCTTTGGGGTCGTCCTCTCGGAGGACAGGCAGGAAGTGGTGGAGCTGGTGAAGCGCCACCTGTGGGCTCTGGAAG TTTGTTACATCTCGGCCTTGGTCCTGTCTTGCTCACTCACCTTCCTTGTGCTGATCCGCTCGCTGGTGACACACAG GGCCAACCTTCGAGCTCTGCACCAAGGGGCCGCGCTGAGCCCGGGTGCCCTGCCCCGGAGCCCCCACCTCTCCCGCCAGGCCGTGTTCTGCTGGATGAGCTTCAGCGCCTACCAGGCCGCTCTCACCTGCCTTG GGCTCCTGGTGCAGCAGATCATCTTCTTCCTGGGGACCGTGGCCCTTGCGTTCCTGGTGTTCATGCCCCTGCTCCATGGCAGCAATCTCCTGCTCCTCCGATCCCTGGAGTCCTCTTG GCCCTTTTGGCTGACCTTGGCCTCTGCTGTGATCCTACAGAACTTAGCAGCCCACTGGGTGTTCCTGGAGAATCGTCATGGACGACCAGAGTTGACCAACCG GCGAACCCTCTACGCAGCcacctttcttctcttccccatcAATGTTCTGGTGGGCAGTGTAGTGGCCACCTGGCGAATGCTCCTCTCTGCCCTCTACAACGCTGTCCATCTTGGCCAGATGGACCTCAGCCTGCTGCCACCCAGGGCCGCAACTCTGGACCCTG GCTACCGCACATACTGCAACTTCTTGAAGACTGAGGTCAGCCAGTCGCATCCAGTCATGACAGCCTTCTGCGCTCTGCTCCTGCGCACACAGAGGCCTTGCTCTCCCACAGCCCCACGGGGCGGCCTCGGACTCCGGGAGGAAGAAGAAG ggaTTCAGTTGCTGCAAACCAGGGACAGTTCGGCCAAGGGAGCAGGGCTCCGGGCTCGCCAAGGCAGGGCCCGCTGGGGTCTGGCCTACACACTCCTGCAAAACCCAGCCCTGCAGGCCTTCCGGAAGACAGCCCTGTCAGCTGCGCGGGCCAATGGTGCCCAGGCCTGA
- the STRA6 gene encoding receptor for retinol uptake STRA6 isoform X3, producing MSPRAARSSSRREPSCHPSVPPGLLHTCLAVLSILVLLLLALLVRRRQLWPHCGRGRPGLPSPVEFSAADRPWTVPAAVFTVLFSSLCLLLSAGDPLPFLTLASPSSHDGETETPRGPWKMLALLYYPALYYPVAACATVRHGAAHLLGSALSWAHFGVQVWQRAECPQAPKIYKYYSLLASLPLLLGLGFLSLWYPVQLVRSFSHRTRAGSESQVAKPEGQEGSSDEMQLRKCRRESGTDLRKNFPASSVLRRLICICGGEKGSFWGPGPQPHKGLQGSYSEEYLRTLLCRKKLESSSHTSKHGFLFRAWICFRHSIYTPQPGFRLPLKLVLSTTLTGAAVYQVALLLLVAVVPTIQKVRAGITTDVSYMLAGFGVVLSEDRQEVVELVKRHLWALEVCYISALVLSCSLTFLVLIRSLVTHRANLRALHQGAALSPGALPRSPHLSRQAVFCWMSFSAYQAALTCLGLLVQQIIFFLGTVALAFLVFMPLLHGSNLLLLRSLESSWPFWLTLASAVILQNLAAHWVFLENRHGRPELTNRRTLYAATFLLFPINVLVGSVVATWRMLLSALYNAVHLGQMDLSLLPPRAATLDPGYRTYCNFLKTEVSQSHPVMTAFCALLLRTQRPCSPTAPRGGLGLREEEEGIQLLQTRDSSAKGAGLRARQGRARWGLAYTLLQNPALQAFRKTALSAARANGAQA from the exons ATGAGCCCCAGGGCAGCCAGGAGCTCCAGCCGGAGGG AGCCCTCCTGCCACCCCAGTGTGCCGCCCGGCCTCCTCCACACCTGCCTGGCTGTGCTGTCG ATCCTTGTTCTCCTGCTCCTGGCCCTGCTAGTGCGGCGCCGCCAGCTCTGGCCCCACTGCGGGCGCGGCAGGCCTGGACTGCCCAG CCCGGTGGAGTTCTCAGCTGCGGACAGACCGTGGACGGTGCCCGCCGCTGTCTTCACAGTCCTCTTCAGCTCCCTGTGTTTGCTGCTCTCTGCCGGGGACCCTCTGCCCTTCCTGACTCTGGCCTCACCATCCAGCCACG atggggaaactgagactccaagag GGCCCTGGAAGATGCTGGCCCTGCTCTATTACCCTGCCCTCTACTACCCGGTGGCTGCCTGTGCCACAGTCAGGCATGGAGCCGCACACCTGCTTGGCAGTGCACTGTCCTGGGCTCACTTTGGGGTCCAGGTCTGGCAGAGGGCAGAGTGTCCCCAGGCGCCCAAG aTCTACAAGTACTACTCCCTGttggcctccctgcctctccttctGGGTCTTGGATTCCTGAGCCTTTGGTACCCGGTACAGCTGGTGAGAAGCTTCAGCCATAGGACAAGAGCAGGCTCTGAG TCTCAGGTAGCAAAGCCAGAGGGCCAGGAGGGAAGCAGTGATGAGATGCAACTGAGGAAATGCAGGAGAGAGTCGGGAACAGACCTTAGGAAGAACTTCCCAGCATCAAGTGTTCTTAGGAGACTGATTTGTATCTGTGGAGGAGAAAAGGGCAGCTTTTGGGGGCCTGGACCTCAGCCCCACAAG GGGCTGCAGGGCAGCTACTCTGAGGAATATCTGAGGACCCTCCTTTGCCGGAAGAAGCTGGAAAGCAG CTCCCACACCTCCAAGCACGGCTTCCTATTCCGGGCCTGGATctgcttcagacactccatctaCACTCCACAGCCAG GATTCCGACTCCCTCTGAAGCTGGTGCTCTCAACCACTCTGACAGGGGCTGCCGTCTACCAG GTGGCCCTGCTGCTGCTGGTGGCTGTGGTGCCCACCATCCAGAAGGTGAGGGCAGGAATCACCACGGACGTCTCCTACATGCTGGCCGGCTTTGGGGTCGTCCTCTCGGAGGACAGGCAGGAAGTGGTGGAGCTGGTGAAGCGCCACCTGTGGGCTCTGGAAG TTTGTTACATCTCGGCCTTGGTCCTGTCTTGCTCACTCACCTTCCTTGTGCTGATCCGCTCGCTGGTGACACACAG GGCCAACCTTCGAGCTCTGCACCAAGGGGCCGCGCTGAGCCCGGGTGCCCTGCCCCGGAGCCCCCACCTCTCCCGCCAGGCCGTGTTCTGCTGGATGAGCTTCAGCGCCTACCAGGCCGCTCTCACCTGCCTTG GGCTCCTGGTGCAGCAGATCATCTTCTTCCTGGGGACCGTGGCCCTTGCGTTCCTGGTGTTCATGCCCCTGCTCCATGGCAGCAATCTCCTGCTCCTCCGATCCCTGGAGTCCTCTTG GCCCTTTTGGCTGACCTTGGCCTCTGCTGTGATCCTACAGAACTTAGCAGCCCACTGGGTGTTCCTGGAGAATCGTCATGGACGACCAGAGTTGACCAACCG GCGAACCCTCTACGCAGCcacctttcttctcttccccatcAATGTTCTGGTGGGCAGTGTAGTGGCCACCTGGCGAATGCTCCTCTCTGCCCTCTACAACGCTGTCCATCTTGGCCAGATGGACCTCAGCCTGCTGCCACCCAGGGCCGCAACTCTGGACCCTG GCTACCGCACATACTGCAACTTCTTGAAGACTGAGGTCAGCCAGTCGCATCCAGTCATGACAGCCTTCTGCGCTCTGCTCCTGCGCACACAGAGGCCTTGCTCTCCCACAGCCCCACGGGGCGGCCTCGGACTCCGGGAGGAAGAAGAAG ggaTTCAGTTGCTGCAAACCAGGGACAGTTCGGCCAAGGGAGCAGGGCTCCGGGCTCGCCAAGGCAGGGCCCGCTGGGGTCTGGCCTACACACTCCTGCAAAACCCAGCCCTGCAGGCCTTCCGGAAGACAGCCCTGTCAGCTGCGCGGGCCAATGGTGCCCAGGCCTGA